From bacterium, one genomic window encodes:
- a CDS encoding IclR family transcriptional regulator — protein sequence MPKSDSVKTVKRSIDILNLLAEDGRQLGVIELSKRLKTSQSTVYRILSTLAAEGYVTQDPRTEKYHLGLQGINLAGAALNQLEIRKQAISILERLVSATSYNANLGILHRQHMMYIARIDGPKSARMYTPIGRRAPAHATALGKAILAFLPPDEAAPIVRSGSLVACTPHTIIDPAVLAEELRRIRQRGYAVDREEFLAGICCVGVPVRGPLGGVEAALSLSGSIFQLREEDTEQHARLLQDAAYELSGRLGYQV from the coding sequence CGGGCGACAGCTGGGCGTCATCGAGTTGAGCAAGCGCCTCAAAACGAGCCAAAGCACGGTGTACCGGATCCTGTCGACGCTCGCAGCCGAGGGCTACGTCACGCAGGATCCGCGAACGGAAAAGTACCACCTCGGACTGCAGGGCATCAATCTCGCCGGGGCCGCCCTCAACCAGCTCGAGATCCGCAAGCAGGCGATCTCGATCCTCGAGCGCCTGGTTTCGGCCACCAGCTACAACGCCAATCTCGGCATCCTGCACCGGCAGCACATGATGTACATCGCCAGGATCGACGGCCCGAAGAGCGCGCGGATGTACACGCCCATCGGGCGGCGGGCGCCCGCGCACGCGACCGCGCTCGGCAAGGCGATCCTGGCGTTTTTGCCGCCCGACGAGGCGGCGCCGATCGTGCGCAGCGGTAGCCTCGTCGCCTGCACGCCGCACACGATCATCGATCCTGCGGTCCTCGCCGAAGAACTGCGCCGGATCAGGCAGCGCGGCTACGCGGTCGACCGGGAGGAGTTCCTCGCCGGCATCTGCTGCGTCGGCGTGCCGGTACGCGGGCCATTGGGCGGCGTCGAGGCGGCGCTCAGCCTGTCGGGGTCCATCTTTCAACTACGCGAGGAGGACACGGAACAACACGCCCGCCTGCTGCAGGACGCGGCCTATGAACTGTCCGGCCGCCTCGGATATCAGGTGTGA